The genomic DNA TAGTTTGAATCGGAAATGAAAGCGGTTACTTACGATGGAAAAGGAGTGGTACAGATGAAAAAGATTTTTGGCATGTTAAGCTTGGTGTTAATATTAATTCTTGGTGCTTGTAATACTGAAAAGGACAGTAGTTCAGAAGGTACAAATGGCACAAACGCTGAAAAAGTCTACGAATTGAACGTCGGTAACATCCAGCCTTCCACGCATCATTATGTGTACAACGTTTATGAACCGTGGACGGAATTTGTGGAAAAAGAAACAAATGGACGGGTGAAGGTGAATGTATTTCATGGAGGAACTTTGGGGAAGGCGACTTCAGCTTTTGAGGATACTCGAGGCGGCATAGCCGATTTAGGGGCGGTCATTTCAACTTATTATTATGATAGCATCTTCTTCCCTTATACGATTGGGAACTTACCGTTCGCTTTCCCGGATTCTACGATAGGCGGTGAAATCATGACTAAGTTCGGAGAAAAATACGCTGTCGATGCGATTGAAGAGGAGGTTCATTATCTAGGCGGAAGCTTTGTAACAGATCCATATAATTTATTCTCCCAAAAGCCAGTTAGAAAAATTGAAGACATAAAAGGATTGAAAATGAGAGTCCAAGGTAAATCGGATGTCCCGCTCGTAGAAGCGTGGGGCGGTGTTCCAGTATCGATTCCGTTGGATGAAACGTACGAAGCTTTGCAAAAAGGTACTTTGGATACTGCTTTCTATTCGACAATCGGTGTTTTGGGTCATAAATACTATGAAGTGGCACCATATGTCATGAAAATGGGGACAACCGTTACGCCTGTTATACCGATCATGAACAAAGATTACTATGAATCGCTGCCCGAAGACTTGCAAAAAATGTTTGACGAAGTGCTTGGACCAAAATTGGCTGAGTTGTTTAGTGAGACGCACAAAAAGGAATTAGAGAAAGCCTATGGCGAACTGGACAAGCTAATTGAAGGTAAGGGAGAGATTATTGAATTGGTTCCTGAAGAAGAAGCGAAATTTAAAGTTTCCGCCAAAACGCTATGGGATGAATGGGTGAAAGAAGCAAATGCGAAAGGGTATCCTGGTGACCAAATGATGGAAGATTTTAAAGACATGCTTCTTGAAGCTGGATTAAAACTACCTTTCTAACAAAAAAGGAGAATAATATGTCTTGGTTGACAATCAAGACATATTTTTCTATACGGAGGTGGAATGAATGGGGATTGTGGAAAAATGGATAGGTTTTTTAACGATAATTGGAAGGTGGATAGCGATTCTCACAATGACGAGTATGATGGTCTTTACGACATATGCAGTCATCAGTCGCAACTTGGGGGCTCCTGTAGTGGGGGATGTTGAATTTATGCAACTAGGCATGGTTGTATTGATAATGTTCGCGCTAGCATACACACAAAAAAGAGATGCACATATTTCCATCGGTTTGTTTGTCGATCGGTTACCCAAAAAAATACAAGAATTTGCAGATGTCATCAGCTATCTTTCCACATTTATCATTTGTCTCTTCATTGGATGGGTAAGCTTTAACATAGGACTAAATTCGATGAATGGAAATGTGAAAACGACAGATTTACTTGGAATCCCACATTTTCCGTTTCGATTCATCATTGCATTGGGTTTCATGATGTGGGGATTGGAAGCACTTTTGAAGT from Sporosarcina sp. FSL K6-1522 includes the following:
- a CDS encoding TRAP transporter small permease, translating into MGIVEKWIGFLTIIGRWIAILTMTSMMVFTTYAVISRNLGAPVVGDVEFMQLGMVVLIMFALAYTQKRDAHISIGLFVDRLPKKIQEFADVISYLSTFIICLFIGWVSFNIGLNSMNGNVKTTDLLGIPHFPFRFIIALGFMMWGLEALLKSMRAFVTLFAGKEG
- the dctP gene encoding TRAP transporter substrate-binding protein DctP; protein product: MKKIFGMLSLVLILILGACNTEKDSSSEGTNGTNAEKVYELNVGNIQPSTHHYVYNVYEPWTEFVEKETNGRVKVNVFHGGTLGKATSAFEDTRGGIADLGAVISTYYYDSIFFPYTIGNLPFAFPDSTIGGEIMTKFGEKYAVDAIEEEVHYLGGSFVTDPYNLFSQKPVRKIEDIKGLKMRVQGKSDVPLVEAWGGVPVSIPLDETYEALQKGTLDTAFYSTIGVLGHKYYEVAPYVMKMGTTVTPVIPIMNKDYYESLPEDLQKMFDEVLGPKLAELFSETHKKELEKAYGELDKLIEGKGEIIELVPEEEAKFKVSAKTLWDEWVKEANAKGYPGDQMMEDFKDMLLEAGLKLPF